One genomic region from Anabaena sp. PCC 7108 encodes:
- a CDS encoding hybrid sensor histidine kinase/response regulator, protein MSVVKNDKISRILAVDDSRDNLVLVRTILESENYEIDLVTDGATALQKIAESPPHLILLDVMMPGMDGYEVTRRIRNNPDLSYIPILLITAFHEASAVEGLDIGADDFIRKPFDTDELLARVRSLLRLKHSIDEQQKMTRQREDFVSRLTHDLRTPLVAADRMLSLFQQETFCNISPEMKQAIAVMIRSNKNLMEMVNTLLEVYRFEAGKKTLNLQNCNLKEIAQEVVSELNTLANEKDLTLKLDTYQLDQQGDNAGLIIGDKLELRRVLNNLIGNAIKFTDKGSIEIRIYENLPTNTNKAEIIIAVTDTGYGIAPEDQISIFERFRQGRNKRSGSGLGLYLSRCIIEAHGGKIELFSELGKGSVFTIRLPKST, encoded by the coding sequence ATGTCTGTTGTCAAAAACGATAAAATTAGCCGAATTCTTGCCGTTGATGATTCTAGAGACAATCTAGTTTTAGTCCGAACAATTTTAGAGAGTGAAAATTATGAAATTGATTTAGTCACAGATGGTGCAACTGCTTTACAAAAAATTGCAGAATCACCACCACATTTAATTCTCTTAGATGTAATGATGCCAGGAATGGATGGTTATGAAGTTACGCGTAGAATTCGTAATAATCCTGATCTTAGCTATATTCCAATTTTGTTAATCACAGCATTTCACGAAGCCAGTGCTGTCGAAGGATTAGATATTGGGGCTGATGATTTTATTCGTAAACCCTTTGATACAGATGAATTACTAGCTAGAGTGCGATCGCTGCTTCGTCTCAAGCATAGTATAGACGAACAACAAAAAATGACCCGTCAGCGAGAAGACTTCGTTTCTCGTCTCACTCATGATTTGCGAACACCACTGGTAGCAGCTGATCGAATGCTGAGTTTATTTCAACAGGAGACTTTCTGCAATATTTCTCCAGAAATGAAACAAGCAATTGCTGTGATGATTCGCAGTAACAAAAATTTAATGGAAATGGTTAATACTTTACTAGAAGTTTATCGCTTTGAGGCGGGTAAAAAAACATTAAATCTACAAAACTGCAACTTAAAAGAAATAGCTCAAGAAGTAGTAAGTGAACTCAATACCCTTGCTAATGAGAAAGATTTAACTCTGAAATTAGATACTTATCAGTTAGATCAACAAGGTGATAATGCTGGTTTGATTATTGGGGATAAACTGGAACTAAGACGAGTTTTAAACAACTTAATTGGTAATGCTATCAAGTTTACAGATAAAGGCAGCATAGAAATTCGCATTTATGAAAATTTACCTACCAATACCAATAAAGCTGAAATCATCATTGCAGTTACTGATACAGGTTACGGAATTGCACCTGAAGACCAAATAAGCATTTTTGAAAGGTTTCGTCAAGGGAGAAATAAAAGATCAGGTAGCGGTTTAGGACTATATTTATCACGTTGTATCATAGAAGCACACGGGGGAAAAATCGAACTTTTTTCAGAATTAGGTAAAGGTAGTGTATTTACAATTCGATTACCAAAATCAACTTAA
- a CDS encoding hybrid sensor histidine kinase/response regulator, giving the protein MEETLKILVVNNDEVDRMAVIVALTQADSYIELHEVSEINKALIALRSSKFDCILINNCLTDQDGLNSIHKLHSSEIKVPLVIISDQGNEQIAVELIKAGATDYIPKSKLSSETLVQTLRSAIRLYRAETEAASANQKLKESYEQLLHQNQELEKQRQQIQLQNLKLLEASRLKSQFLATISHELRTPMNAIIGFSQILLRPKFAQLTNQQTDMVERILNNGKHLLMLLNEVLDFSKLESGNLEIKPEIFDLSTIVNKTVEEIRSLAEAKKLSLELKIDLQNKLIFNDPVRVHQILINLLSNAVKFTENGGICVKVKETPGNQVTISIEDTGIGISPGDFEHIFEAFRQVDQGISRKYPGTGLGLAIIDSLVKTMGGKIFLESQLDVGSIFTIELPRKVILSPNSSFNFGGDGLYYSTNNHLPSTSIFSKYFMEYPNLKP; this is encoded by the coding sequence ATGGAAGAGACGCTGAAAATCTTGGTTGTAAACAATGATGAAGTAGATCGCATGGCAGTAATTGTAGCTCTAACTCAAGCGGATTCTTATATAGAACTGCATGAAGTTAGTGAGATTAATAAGGCACTTATTGCACTCAGAAGTAGTAAGTTTGACTGCATTCTTATTAATAATTGTTTAACAGATCAAGATGGATTAAACTCGATTCACAAGCTACATTCTTCAGAAATCAAAGTTCCTTTAGTCATTATCTCTGATCAAGGAAATGAACAAATAGCTGTCGAGCTAATAAAAGCAGGTGCTACAGACTATATTCCTAAATCTAAACTATCCTCAGAAACTTTAGTACAGACTCTGAGGAGTGCAATTCGTTTATACCGAGCTGAAACTGAGGCAGCTTCAGCAAATCAAAAGCTGAAAGAAAGTTATGAACAACTGCTTCATCAGAACCAAGAATTGGAGAAACAACGGCAACAAATACAGCTACAAAATTTGAAGTTATTGGAAGCATCACGACTAAAATCACAATTTTTAGCAACTATATCTCATGAGTTAAGAACACCAATGAATGCAATTATTGGTTTTTCACAAATACTATTACGTCCTAAATTTGCTCAACTTACTAATCAGCAAACAGATATGGTAGAGCGGATTCTCAATAATGGTAAACATTTGTTAATGTTGCTCAATGAAGTACTGGATTTTTCTAAACTAGAGTCTGGCAACTTAGAGATAAAGCCAGAAATATTTGACTTATCTACAATAGTTAATAAGACGGTAGAAGAAATACGTTCTTTAGCTGAAGCCAAAAAGTTATCTCTGGAATTAAAAATAGATTTGCAGAATAAGTTGATTTTTAATGATCCAGTCAGAGTACATCAGATTCTCATTAACCTACTCTCCAATGCAGTCAAGTTTACAGAGAATGGAGGTATTTGTGTAAAAGTGAAAGAAACTCCTGGTAATCAAGTAACTATTAGTATCGAGGATACAGGAATTGGCATTTCTCCTGGAGATTTTGAACATATTTTTGAAGCATTTCGCCAAGTAGATCAAGGTATCAGCCGGAAATATCCGGGAACTGGTTTGGGATTAGCAATTATTGATTCATTAGTAAAAACAATGGGAGGAAAAATATTTCTAGAAAGTCAATTAGACGTAGGTTCAATATTTACAATTGAATTACCACGAAAAGTAATATTATCACCTAATTCTAGTTTTAATTTTGGTGGTGATGGGTTGTACTATTCTACTAATAATCATCTTCCATCTACATCTATATTTAGTAAATATTTTATGGAATATCCTAATCTTAAACCATAA
- a CDS encoding response regulator, translating into MYLANSFMSDEKKQASQKPLILVVEDHDDNLLLLSYALDSLGCKFICQTDSSNTLLVAKNYQPDLILLDILLPGLSGLDVMRSLKCEPLTWHIPVVAVTALAGRDQEERFLRAGFNDYISKPYMLQDLEVIIYRLLQGKIAPCSAFEVCQE; encoded by the coding sequence ATGTATCTGGCAAATTCATTCATGAGTGATGAAAAAAAGCAAGCCTCTCAGAAGCCTTTAATTTTAGTTGTAGAAGATCATGATGACAATCTACTGCTACTTAGTTATGCCCTTGACTCACTTGGGTGCAAATTTATTTGTCAAACTGATAGTTCCAACACGCTACTGGTAGCCAAAAATTATCAGCCGGACTTAATTTTATTAGATATTTTGTTACCTGGGCTTAGTGGTCTCGATGTGATGCGATCTTTAAAGTGTGAACCTCTAACTTGGCATATTCCAGTAGTTGCAGTTACTGCTTTAGCTGGTAGAGATCAGGAAGAACGTTTCCTGAGAGCGGGTTTTAATGATTATATTAGTAAGCCCTATATGCTTCAGGATTTAGAGGTGATTATTTATCGTTTGCTACAGGGAAAAATAGCGCCATGTTCAGCTTTTGAAGTATGTCAAGAATAA
- a CDS encoding lipid-A-disaccharide synthase-related protein translates to MRDLSQLKRVASAATKSPLQLLVLSNGHGEDIIAVRILQELQQLSSPPEIFALPIVGEGRAYQNLNIPCIGSIQTMPSGGFIYMDSRQLMRDVRGGLVQLTWKQIQAVRGWVSDQKKLGNKKAILAVGDIVPLLFAAMSGANYAFIGTAKSEYYVRDEVGLLPRKSKSASWENFSGSIYHPWERWLMSRRLCRAVFPRDALTTEILKKWPIPAFDLGNPMMDGLEPTVRTKKFYHGHAEEEELVRPLIVTLLPGSREPEAYSNWEIMMVAVSGLMASFRERDSILPSAGTVIFLGAIAPGLDCQILAQTLQIQGWCSCAESPIPLADANILTFKQRNGYLVLSQQAYNDCLHLGDLAIAMAGTATEQFIGLGKPAIAIPGHGPQYNPAFAEAQSRLLGPSLILVDQPTQVAQAVKSLLKNPDRLQIIAENGVQRMGRSGAARRIAECLQDRF, encoded by the coding sequence ATGCGTGATTTATCCCAATTAAAGCGGGTTGCATCGGCAGCGACTAAGTCTCCTTTGCAGTTACTAGTTTTAAGTAATGGTCATGGAGAAGATATCATTGCTGTCCGTATTTTGCAGGAACTGCAACAACTTTCTTCTCCACCAGAGATATTTGCTTTACCTATAGTGGGTGAAGGACGTGCTTACCAAAATTTAAATATTCCCTGTATTGGTTCGATACAGACTATGCCATCTGGTGGCTTTATTTATATGGATAGTCGCCAGTTAATGCGAGATGTCCGTGGCGGTTTGGTGCAACTGACTTGGAAGCAAATTCAAGCTGTTCGCGGTTGGGTGAGTGATCAAAAAAAATTGGGTAATAAAAAAGCTATTTTAGCGGTGGGAGATATTGTACCGTTGTTGTTTGCGGCGATGAGTGGTGCTAATTATGCTTTTATTGGCACGGCCAAATCTGAATATTATGTTAGGGATGAGGTGGGTTTGTTACCCAGAAAGTCAAAATCGGCCAGTTGGGAAAACTTTTCTGGTTCCATTTACCATCCTTGGGAAAGATGGTTAATGAGTCGTCGTCTTTGTCGTGCGGTGTTTCCTAGAGATGCCCTGACTACGGAAATTTTAAAAAAATGGCCAATTCCGGCTTTTGATTTAGGTAATCCCATGATGGATGGTTTGGAGCCGACGGTGAGAACCAAAAAATTTTATCATGGTCATGCTGAAGAGGAAGAACTAGTTCGTCCTTTGATTGTGACTCTACTTCCCGGTTCTCGTGAGCCAGAGGCTTATAGTAACTGGGAAATCATGATGGTTGCTGTGTCTGGGTTGATGGCTAGTTTTCGGGAACGAGATTCGATTTTACCATCGGCTGGGACTGTGATTTTTTTAGGTGCGATCGCTCCTGGTTTAGATTGCCAGATATTAGCTCAAACTTTGCAAATCCAGGGTTGGTGTTCCTGCGCCGAATCTCCTATCCCACTTGCTGATGCTAATATTTTGACTTTTAAGCAAAGAAATGGCTACTTAGTTCTCAGTCAACAAGCTTATAATGACTGCTTGCATTTAGGAGATTTAGCGATCGCTATGGCAGGGACAGCAACAGAACAATTTATTGGTTTAGGCAAACCAGCGATCGCTATTCCAGGCCATGGTCCACAATATAACCCTGCTTTTGCTGAGGCTCAAAGTCGTCTTTTAGGACCATCTCTGATTTTAGTAGACCAACCCACACAAGTTGCCCAAGCAGTAAAATCCCTACTCAAAAATCCCGATAGGTTACAAATAATTGCTGAAAACGGTGTCCAGCGAATGGGGAGGTCAGGTGCAGCAAGACGTATTGCTGAATGTTTGCAAGATCGATTTTGA
- a CDS encoding response regulator transcription factor translates to MSEISIVLIEDHDLTRMGLRAALQSHSGLRVIGEAANATQGLKLLETTKPDVAVVDIGLPDMDGIELTRKFKRYQTETGQSNTKILILTMDHTEDAVLAAFAAGADSYYMKETSISKLTEAIQATHGGNSWIDPAIANVVLRKMRQGIPGDIQTSDKPKTVKIEALATEYEQVLETYPLTQRELEILELIVAGCSNGQIAEKLYITVGTVKTHVRNILNKLCADDRTQAAVRALRSGLVG, encoded by the coding sequence ATGAGCGAAATTAGCATTGTTTTAATTGAAGATCATGATTTAACCCGCATGGGATTAAGGGCTGCATTGCAGTCACACAGCGGTTTAAGAGTTATTGGTGAAGCGGCAAATGCCACTCAGGGATTAAAACTTTTAGAAACTACTAAGCCAGATGTGGCTGTAGTAGATATTGGCTTGCCAGATATGGATGGCATTGAACTTACACGCAAGTTTAAGCGCTACCAGACAGAAACTGGACAATCAAACACAAAAATTCTCATTTTGACAATGGATCACACAGAAGACGCTGTATTGGCAGCTTTTGCGGCCGGAGCAGATTCTTATTATATGAAGGAGACAAGCATCAGTAAATTAACTGAGGCCATACAAGCGACTCATGGTGGTAACTCTTGGATCGATCCGGCTATTGCCAATGTAGTCTTACGGAAGATGCGTCAGGGCATACCAGGAGATATCCAAACATCAGACAAACCAAAAACTGTAAAAATTGAGGCTTTGGCTACAGAATACGAGCAAGTTTTGGAAACCTACCCTTTGACTCAGCGAGAATTGGAAATTTTAGAGTTGATTGTTGCTGGTTGTAGTAATGGTCAAATTGCGGAAAAACTCTATATCACAGTAGGTACAGTCAAAACTCACGTTCGGAATATTTTGAATAAACTCTGTGCAGATGACCGGACACAAGCTGCTGTTAGAGCTTTGCGTTCTGGTTTAGTGGGTTAA